The Lipingzhangella halophila genome segment GTCGAGGAGGAGCTTGAGGAGTTGGACGCCGAGACACCGGTGCTGTTCGATGAGGCGGATGGCATCGACTTCGAGGCGGTCGCGGACACCCGGCCCGACGTGATCCTCGCCGCGTACTCCGGGTTGACCCAGGAGGACTACGACACGCTGAGCGAGATCGCTCCCGTTGTCGCGTACCCCGAGACCGCGTGGGGGACGCCGTGGCGCGAGGTGATCGAGCTGAACAGCCAGGCTCTCGGCATGGCGGACGAGGGGGCCGAGCTCGTCGCGGACCTGGAGGAGGAGATCGACACCGCGGTCGCGGATCACCCGCGGATCGAGGACAGGTCGGCGATGTTCCTGACGCATGTGGACGCTACGGACCTGAGCGAGGTCAGCTTCTACACGACGCATGACACGCGCGCCAAGTTCTTCGAGGACCTCGGAATGGAGACCCCGGAGAGCATCGCCACCGCCTCGGCCGACACCGACAAGTTCTCGCTTACCCGGAGCACCGAACAGGCGGACACGTTCGACGACGTCGACATCATCGTCACCTACGGGGGCGACGAACTCGTGAGCAGCCTGGAGGACGACCCGCTGCTGTCGCAGATGCCGGCGGTGGAGAACGAGTCGGTCGTCAACCTCCCCGAGGAAGACCCGCTTGGTACGGCCGCGAACCCGACCCCGCTGTCAATCTCCTGGGTCCTGGACGACTACCTGTCGCTCCTCGACGCGGCCGCCAGCGAAGCGTAGTGGCGGCAACCGACGCACCGCCGGTTCCCGGCGCCGCCCATCCGCGGCCCCGGACTCGCGGAAAGCCCTTCTGGCTGCTCGGCGCGCTCGTCGTACTGGTGGCACTCATGTTCGCCTCGATCACCATCGGCTCCCGCGAGGTGTCGTGGCCCGACATCGTGGCGGCGTTGAGCGGCTCGGCCGAGGGCTTCGACCAGTCAGCGGTGGCGAAGCGCATCCCCCGGACGCTGCTCGGCCTCGTCGCGGGCGCGGCCCTGGGGTTATCCGGCGCGGTCATGCAGGGGGTGACCCGCAACCCGCTGGCCGATCCCGGCATCCTGGGCGTGAACATGGGGGCCTCGCTCGCCGTCGTCACGGGTCTCGCGTACTTCGGACTGGAGTTGGCGACCGGGTTGATCTGGGTGGCGATCCTGGGCGCGGGCGCCACCGCGGTGTTCGTCTACGCGATCGGCTCTCTGGGGCGGGGCGGCGCGGCACCGCTCAAGCTCGCCCTCGCCGGAGCGGCGACGTCCGCCGCTCTGGCGTCGTTCGTCAGGGCCGTCGTGCTTCCGCGCGCCGACATCGCCGATGAGGTCCAGTCCTGGCAGATCGGCGGTATCGGCGGCGGGACGTTCGACCTCATCGCGCCGGTGCTCCCGTTCATCGCGGTCGGAACGGCCCTCTGCCTGCTGTCGGCGCACGGGCTCGACCTGCTGGCCCTGGGCGACGACCTGGCCGCCGGGCTGGGAGCACATGTCGCGGCCGCGCGGGCGATGGCTTCCCTCGGTGCCGTCGTGTTGTGCGGCGCGACCACCGCTGTCACCGGGCCGATCGGCTTCGTCGGCCTCGTCGTGCCGCACGTGTGCCGGCTGCTCGTCGGTGTCGACCACCGATGGCTGCTTCCGTTCTCGGCGCTCGGGGGTGCCGCGCTTCTGACGGCGGCGGACGTGGTCGGCCGGATCGCCGCACGACCCGGAGAGATCGATGTGGGGATCGTGACCGCGTTGATCGGAGCCCCGTTCTTTATCTACATCGTCCGCCGCCAAAAGGTGCGTTCGCTGTGAGCGCCGGCACCGTCGAGTCCACCGCCCGCGGTCGGGAGCTCCGCGCGCGCCGGCGGAGCGGCGTGATCGGTGTTCTCATCGCCCTGGTCGTCCTCGCCTTCGCCGCGACCCTGATGATCGGGCAGACCTTCTATCCACCCGGCGACGTGGTGCGGGTGATCCTCGGGCAGGAGGTGCCGGGCGCTTCGTTCACCGTGGGACGGCTCCGGCTGCCGCGAGCCGCGCTCGCAGTGGTGGCCGGACTGTCCTTCGGGCTCGCCGGGATCACGTTCCAGACCTTGCTCCGCAACCCCCTCGCCAGCCCGGACATCATCGGCATCAGCTCGGGGGCCAGTGCGGCGGCCACATTCGCGATCGTGCTGCTCTCGCTGGGTCAGACCGGGGTGTCGGTCTTCGCGGTCGCCGCCGGCCTGCTGGTGGCCGTGCTCATGTACGTGCTGTCGTACAAGAACGGTGTCTCCGGGACTCGGCTGATCCTCATCGGAATCGGCATCGCGGCCATGCTCGACAGCGTCACCTACTACGTCCTCGACCAAGCCGCCGCCTGGGAGTTCCAGGAGGCGATGCGGTGGCTGACCGGCAGTCTCAACGGCGCCACCTGGGAAGAGTCCGTCCTGGCCAGCGCCGCGCTGCTCGTTATCGGCTCCGTGCTGCTCTCCCAGTCGGCGAGCCTGTCCATGATCCAGTTGGGCGACGAGACCGCAGCGGCCCTCGGGGTCCGAGTGAACGTCGTCCGGCTTGTCGCCATCACCGGAGCGGTGGGGCTTATCGCGTTCGCGACGGCCGCAGCGGGACCGATCGCGTTCGTCTCCTTCCTCTCCGGACCGATCGCCGCGCGCATCGTCGGCCCGAACGGTTCGCTGCTCGTGCCCTCGGCACTGATCGGGGCGCTTCTCGTGCTGGTCGCCGACTTCTGCGGGCAGTTCGCCTTCGGGACCCGCTACCCGGTCGGGGTCGTCACCGGTGTGCTGGGCGCGCCCTACCTCGTCTACCTGATCGTCCGCGCGAACCGCGCGGGACACTCCCTGTGAACCGCGGTCCACGGGTTACGCGCCGGGGACCGCTGGCCGTGGCGGGCTCGGTAACCCCCGCGCAGAGCGGCACCCTGTTTATGTCGCATCCGTGACGACAGTGATCTTTCAATGATAGCGTGCGGGCATGGTAGAGCCCGCGCGCCGTGTAGTGGTATCCGGAGGGAGCGGAGGGATCGGACAGGCTGTTGTGTACGCGCACGCGCGCGCCGGCGACAGCGTCGTCGCCCTCGGACGCAGTGCTGAGCGACTCGGTGCCCTGGAGGAAGAGGCGCGACAGGCCGGCCTGGACGTCACCGGCCGGGTCTGCGACGTCACCGACGAGGACCGTGTGACCACCGTCGTCGACGAGCTCGGAGCGGTGGACGTCCTGGTCAACAACGCGGGAACCGCGGAAACCGCCCACTTGCGCGACACCGGGCTGGACAGCTGGGAGCGGCAGCTGCGCACCAACGCCACCTCGGCGTTCCTGCTGACCCGGGCCGTACTGCCGGGCATGGTCGAGCGCGATACGGGCCGCGTGGTCTTCGTCGCCTCGACCGCGGCACACCAGGGGAGCCGCTACACCGCGGCTTATACCGCCTCCAAGCACGCCATGCTGGGCCTGGCTCGGGCGGTGGCGGCCGAGGTCGCGGGCACCGGGGTC includes the following:
- a CDS encoding iron-siderophore ABC transporter substrate-binding protein; protein product: MPRVSRLVALASAALLASGGAACSSPSSGEDGGSGDWSPITIEHALGTTTIESQPERVATVNWANHEVPLALGVVPVGMAAANFGDDDGDGVLPWVEEELEELDAETPVLFDEADGIDFEAVADTRPDVILAAYSGLTQEDYDTLSEIAPVVAYPETAWGTPWREVIELNSQALGMADEGAELVADLEEEIDTAVADHPRIEDRSAMFLTHVDATDLSEVSFYTTHDTRAKFFEDLGMETPESIATASADTDKFSLTRSTEQADTFDDVDIIVTYGGDELVSSLEDDPLLSQMPAVENESVVNLPEEDPLGTAANPTPLSISWVLDDYLSLLDAAASEA
- a CDS encoding FecCD family ABC transporter permease; translated protein: MAATDAPPVPGAAHPRPRTRGKPFWLLGALVVLVALMFASITIGSREVSWPDIVAALSGSAEGFDQSAVAKRIPRTLLGLVAGAALGLSGAVMQGVTRNPLADPGILGVNMGASLAVVTGLAYFGLELATGLIWVAILGAGATAVFVYAIGSLGRGGAAPLKLALAGAATSAALASFVRAVVLPRADIADEVQSWQIGGIGGGTFDLIAPVLPFIAVGTALCLLSAHGLDLLALGDDLAAGLGAHVAAARAMASLGAVVLCGATTAVTGPIGFVGLVVPHVCRLLVGVDHRWLLPFSALGGAALLTAADVVGRIAARPGEIDVGIVTALIGAPFFIYIVRRQKVRSL
- a CDS encoding SDR family NAD(P)-dependent oxidoreductase — protein: MVEPARRVVVSGGSGGIGQAVVYAHARAGDSVVALGRSAERLGALEEEARQAGLDVTGRVCDVTDEDRVTTVVDELGAVDVLVNNAGTAETAHLRDTGLDSWERQLRTNATSAFLLTRAVLPGMVERDTGRVVFVASTAAHQGSRYTAAYTASKHAMLGLARAVAAEVAGTGVTSNAVCPAFVRTPMTERSVSRIVERTGRDGRQAEAALASSAPLGRLVEPEEVAAAVTYLTSAESAAVNGQSLNLDGGGIQR
- a CDS encoding FecCD family ABC transporter permease — protein: MSAGTVESTARGRELRARRRSGVIGVLIALVVLAFAATLMIGQTFYPPGDVVRVILGQEVPGASFTVGRLRLPRAALAVVAGLSFGLAGITFQTLLRNPLASPDIIGISSGASAAATFAIVLLSLGQTGVSVFAVAAGLLVAVLMYVLSYKNGVSGTRLILIGIGIAAMLDSVTYYVLDQAAAWEFQEAMRWLTGSLNGATWEESVLASAALLVIGSVLLSQSASLSMIQLGDETAAALGVRVNVVRLVAITGAVGLIAFATAAAGPIAFVSFLSGPIAARIVGPNGSLLVPSALIGALLVLVADFCGQFAFGTRYPVGVVTGVLGAPYLVYLIVRANRAGHSL